From Halobacterium sp. R2-5, the proteins below share one genomic window:
- a CDS encoding universal stress protein has protein sequence MTFVVPFDGSALAEAALVRASQFSAVLEERVLAVVVVPDGNERYARERGWAEPDEAFDMSEVVGSLHEQVTDLAPNVDFRHETVDKRAPTGAVTNRLKRVAREVDASMVFVGSENAGRMVTGLGSVGSSVAAADAYDVVIVRNRAPANVAELRNATDHDAGRGKPDFY, from the coding sequence ATGACGTTCGTCGTTCCCTTCGACGGGTCGGCGCTCGCGGAGGCCGCACTCGTGCGCGCGAGCCAGTTCAGCGCGGTCCTCGAGGAGCGCGTACTCGCGGTCGTCGTCGTCCCGGATGGGAACGAGCGGTACGCGCGCGAGCGCGGCTGGGCGGAGCCGGACGAGGCCTTCGACATGAGCGAGGTCGTGGGGTCGCTCCACGAGCAGGTGACCGACCTCGCGCCGAACGTCGACTTCCGGCACGAGACTGTCGACAAGCGCGCGCCGACGGGCGCCGTCACGAACAGACTGAAGCGGGTGGCCCGGGAGGTCGACGCCTCGATGGTGTTCGTCGGCAGCGAGAACGCCGGCCGCATGGTCACCGGGCTGGGGAGCGTCGGCAGTTCCGTGGCGGCCGCCGACGCCTACGACGTGGTCATCGTGCGGAACCGGGCGCCCGCGAACGTCGCGGAGCTCCGGAATGCGACCGACCACGACGCCGGCCGCGGGAAGCCGGACTTCTACTGA
- a CDS encoding YkgJ family cysteine cluster protein produces MEELEVELERARELDVAELADAIETIGFECTRCGACCKSEEDDPHTATVFPDETRTLEDKTERDWRDVARPMPYGLDEDGSGETFEWALQTDACGDCTFYEEDDDGTGACTVHDSRPLICETYPFSVALGGTSQPMGEAVDESGMVRAHECEGLGRDISREDAESLAAALKERAVRELEEAIGVRDNYEPADPAPGETVVHDSEGAKRPDGADYDTET; encoded by the coding sequence ATGGAGGAACTCGAAGTCGAACTGGAGCGCGCTCGCGAGCTGGACGTCGCGGAGCTCGCGGACGCCATCGAGACCATCGGCTTCGAGTGCACGCGCTGCGGGGCGTGCTGCAAGAGCGAGGAAGACGACCCGCACACGGCGACCGTCTTCCCCGACGAGACTCGGACGTTAGAGGACAAAACGGAGCGGGACTGGCGCGACGTCGCGCGCCCGATGCCGTACGGGCTCGACGAGGACGGGAGCGGGGAGACCTTCGAGTGGGCGCTGCAGACGGACGCGTGCGGGGACTGTACGTTCTACGAGGAGGACGACGACGGGACGGGGGCGTGTACGGTCCACGACAGCCGCCCCCTCATCTGCGAGACGTACCCGTTCAGCGTCGCGCTCGGCGGCACGAGCCAGCCGATGGGCGAAGCGGTGGACGAGTCGGGGATGGTGCGCGCCCACGAGTGCGAGGGGCTCGGCCGCGACATCTCCCGCGAGGACGCCGAATCGCTCGCCGCGGCGCTCAAGGAGCGCGCGGTGCGGGAACTGGAGGAAGCCATCGGCGTCCGCGACAACTACGAGCCGGCGGACCCCGCACCGGGCGAGACGGTCGTCCACGACTCCGAGGGCGCGAAGCGCCCGGACGGCGCGGACTACGACACCGAGACGTGA
- a CDS encoding MBL fold metallo-hydrolase: protein MLARYAVPVEMPVPGGATNAYVLGDDERLLVDPAARTPELDDAVESIDHVAVTHAHPDHVDAVADYAAAAGATVWAHASFAERFADATGVEPDCLFRPGDTLADTGVSVMATPGHAPDHVAFVADGEAVSGDLVFADGSVFVGTPDGDVRTYLASLRRLLARDFDRIYPGHHGPVDDPAERITETYFHRRDRERSVRAAVESGAQTVDEILDAAYEKDLGDARRLAAKVVRGHLRKLAVEGHVQWDGERARPTVVVQ, encoded by the coding sequence GTGCTAGCGCGCTACGCCGTTCCAGTGGAGATGCCGGTGCCCGGCGGCGCGACGAACGCCTACGTCCTCGGCGACGACGAACGCCTGCTCGTCGACCCCGCCGCGCGCACGCCCGAGCTGGACGACGCTGTCGAGTCAATCGACCACGTCGCCGTCACGCACGCCCACCCCGACCACGTCGACGCAGTCGCCGACTACGCCGCGGCCGCCGGCGCGACGGTCTGGGCGCACGCGTCGTTTGCGGAGCGCTTCGCGGACGCGACCGGCGTCGAACCCGACTGTCTGTTCCGCCCGGGCGACACGCTCGCCGACACCGGCGTCTCCGTGATGGCGACACCCGGTCACGCCCCCGACCACGTCGCGTTCGTCGCGGACGGCGAAGCAGTCAGCGGCGACCTCGTGTTCGCCGACGGCAGCGTCTTCGTCGGGACGCCGGACGGCGACGTCCGCACCTACCTCGCGTCCCTGCGCCGCCTGCTCGCCCGGGACTTCGACCGCATCTACCCCGGCCACCACGGCCCCGTCGACGACCCCGCCGAGCGCATCACCGAGACGTACTTCCACCGCCGCGACCGCGAGCGCAGCGTCCGCGCCGCCGTCGAGTCCGGCGCGCAGACCGTCGACGAGATTCTCGACGCCGCCTACGAGAAAGACCTCGGGGACGCCCGCCGCCTCGCCGCGAAGGTCGTCCGCGGGCACCTCCGGAAGCTCGCCGTCGAGGGTCACGTCCAGTGGGACGGCGAGCGCGCTCGCCCGACCGTCGTCGTGCAGTAG
- a CDS encoding helix-turn-helix domain-containing protein, which produces MSTSATDHQSLIQDDEEFRERLRELPPSAKLVAKVLEIEAPLSQGQLAEESLLPDRTVRYALNRLDDAGLVGSRYSFQDARKQVYFLDD; this is translated from the coding sequence ATGAGCACGTCCGCCACAGACCACCAGTCACTCATTCAGGACGACGAGGAGTTCCGCGAGCGCCTCCGCGAACTCCCGCCGAGCGCGAAGCTCGTCGCGAAAGTCCTCGAAATCGAAGCCCCGCTCTCGCAGGGCCAGCTCGCCGAAGAGTCCCTGCTGCCCGACCGCACCGTCCGGTACGCCCTCAACCGTCTCGACGACGCCGGCCTCGTCGGCTCCCGGTACAGCTTCCAGGACGCCCGCAAGCAGGTGTACTTCCTCGACGACTAA
- a CDS encoding PPOX class F420-dependent oxidoreductase: protein MATIPDEYHDLFEKQSFLSLGTLSPDGAPHVTPVWVDYDGEHVLVNTLRGRRKEKNLRADERVGGCVLDPEDPYRYLGFQGEVVELTTEGAVEHIDDLAREYMDADEYPYHDEEDSDRVLVRIEPTRVFG from the coding sequence ATGGCGACGATTCCCGACGAGTACCACGACCTCTTCGAGAAGCAGTCGTTTCTCAGCCTCGGCACGCTCTCGCCCGACGGCGCCCCGCACGTCACGCCCGTCTGGGTCGACTACGACGGCGAGCACGTCCTCGTGAACACCCTGCGCGGCCGCCGCAAGGAGAAGAACCTCCGCGCGGACGAGCGCGTCGGCGGCTGCGTCCTCGACCCGGAAGACCCGTACCGCTACCTCGGCTTCCAGGGCGAAGTCGTCGAGCTCACCACCGAGGGCGCCGTCGAGCACATCGACGACCTCGCGCGCGAGTACATGGACGCCGACGAGTATCCCTACCACGACGAGGAGGACAGCGACCGCGTGCTCGTCCGCATCGAGCCGACGCGAGTGTTCGGGTGA
- a CDS encoding class I SAM-dependent methyltransferase yields the protein MKGQEWYQAAEVAEEYDEKRFSRGGRLIDRREKRAVLEALGPVEDQRVLEIACGTGRFTVMLAERGADITGLDISGPMLQEGREKAQRAGVADTLEFMRGDAGRLPFPDDHFDTVFAMRFFHLADTPAKFLTEMARVSKDRVFFDTFNRFSTRSLYNWLLPMGSRLYGDSEVRRLVREAGLDLVNAEHDFLVPYGFYRKVPDWIAGPIRSADTAVGETPLGHPLASVSYWQASV from the coding sequence GTGAAGGGACAGGAGTGGTACCAGGCCGCGGAGGTCGCCGAGGAGTACGACGAGAAGCGATTCTCCCGCGGCGGCCGGCTCATCGACCGCCGGGAGAAGCGGGCCGTCCTCGAGGCGCTGGGGCCGGTCGAGGACCAGCGCGTGCTCGAGATCGCCTGCGGGACGGGCCGCTTCACGGTGATGCTCGCGGAGCGCGGCGCGGACATCACGGGCCTGGACATCTCCGGCCCGATGCTCCAGGAGGGCCGCGAGAAGGCCCAGCGAGCGGGCGTCGCGGACACCTTGGAGTTCATGCGCGGCGACGCCGGCCGGCTCCCGTTCCCGGACGACCACTTCGACACCGTGTTCGCGATGCGCTTTTTCCACCTCGCGGACACCCCGGCGAAGTTCCTCACGGAGATGGCCCGCGTCTCCAAGGACCGCGTGTTCTTCGACACGTTCAACCGGTTCAGCACGCGCTCGCTGTACAACTGGCTGCTCCCGATGGGGTCACGGCTGTACGGCGACAGCGAGGTCCGCCGGCTCGTCCGTGAGGCGGGCCTGGACCTCGTGAACGCCGAGCACGACTTCCTCGTGCCGTACGGCTTCTACCGGAAGGTCCCGGACTGGATCGCGGGACCGATCCGGAGCGCGGACACGGCAGTCGGCGAGACGCCGCTCGGCCACCCGCTCGCGTCGGTGTCCTACTGGCAGGCGAGCGTCTGA
- a CDS encoding glycosyltransferase has translation MDLSVVVPTLNGRDVLAASLDALAAHAPDAEVIVVNGPSVDGTSGMVREHDAADVLLEVSERNLNASRNAGIAASNGDVVAFVGQDSQIREGWVGAVEAAFDDGADAVTGPVHHRVEGGVTTESVETDTVGGREVTYFDGGNVAFVRDAVDALDGFDEYLQTGAARDAAHRLAGMDREVVWGADAVVLREAKDDIRHRLPEDAEESAWGLKYRSLAYRLVKNYGFGARIAARVTRHALGDSLSVGADVLRGDEKPSTWAAAGGAVVPNLWTGSQDGMSARMADRTPRRNPNGVSARMDRTMVRHDC, from the coding sequence ATGGACCTCTCGGTAGTGGTGCCAACTCTCAACGGCCGCGACGTACTCGCCGCGTCCCTGGACGCGCTCGCGGCCCACGCACCCGACGCCGAGGTCATCGTGGTCAACGGCCCGTCCGTGGACGGCACCTCCGGGATGGTGCGCGAGCACGACGCGGCCGACGTCCTCCTCGAGGTCTCCGAGCGGAACCTCAACGCCTCCCGGAACGCCGGCATCGCCGCGTCGAACGGCGACGTCGTCGCGTTCGTCGGGCAGGACTCCCAGATCCGGGAGGGCTGGGTGGGAGCGGTCGAGGCGGCCTTCGACGACGGCGCGGACGCGGTCACTGGTCCCGTCCACCACCGCGTCGAGGGCGGCGTCACCACGGAGTCCGTCGAAACCGACACGGTCGGCGGCCGCGAGGTGACGTACTTCGACGGCGGGAACGTGGCGTTCGTCCGCGACGCCGTCGACGCCCTCGACGGCTTCGACGAGTACCTCCAGACGGGCGCCGCGCGGGACGCCGCCCACCGGCTCGCGGGCATGGACCGCGAGGTGGTGTGGGGCGCGGACGCGGTGGTGTTACGCGAGGCGAAAGACGACATCCGCCACCGGCTCCCGGAGGACGCCGAGGAGTCGGCGTGGGGGCTGAAGTACCGCTCGCTGGCGTACCGCCTCGTGAAGAACTACGGGTTCGGCGCGCGCATCGCCGCGCGCGTCACGCGACACGCCCTCGGCGACTCGCTGTCCGTCGGCGCCGACGTGCTCCGCGGCGACGAGAAGCCGTCGACGTGGGCGGCCGCCGGCGGCGCCGTCGTGCCGAACCTCTGGACGGGCAGCCAGGACGGGATGTCCGCGCGGATGGCCGACCGGACGCCGCGGCGAAACCCGAACGGCGTCTCGGCGCGCATGGACCGCACGATGGTCCGCCACGACTGCTAG
- a CDS encoding HalOD1 output domain-containing protein: protein MSRTSALASEQVVERVAEHADSDTMELPPLYDAVDPDALNAVAAGLSEGQVKFPYAGYDVTVYGDGTVTLEERPGGSSATGAVADA from the coding sequence ATGTCGCGGACGAGCGCCCTCGCTTCCGAGCAGGTCGTCGAACGAGTAGCAGAGCACGCGGACAGCGACACGATGGAACTCCCCCCGCTGTACGACGCCGTCGACCCGGACGCGCTGAACGCCGTCGCCGCCGGGCTCTCCGAGGGGCAGGTGAAGTTCCCCTACGCAGGCTACGACGTCACCGTCTACGGCGACGGCACGGTCACACTCGAAGAGCGACCCGGCGGTAGCAGCGCCACGGGCGCGGTCGCCGACGCCTGA
- a CDS encoding amidohydrolase family protein: MLELEHGFRVVDLHARLHAGPGRPVRGRTIDGEDLEREMHQSGIVRSVVFPGPQKGEQGYLRANNAVARQAVQRPFIAFARIDGPRDAGDGAASRLKNLRSSRTDWQTSPEDVEQYAYDDRFHGFKLDPTRDGLPEADVLDVLDDVGLPVLVHGGREFPPGALEDTLLAREFPVVLAHFGGHPLDRGLMREAVTLLDSYDDLYLDTAAVRYRELLEHAIVEHPDRVVFGSGAPATHPNVAVMEILTLDVTEDAMRKVFGKNAVRIVPGLDRE; this comes from the coding sequence ATGCTCGAACTGGAGCACGGGTTCCGGGTCGTGGACCTGCACGCGCGGCTCCACGCCGGCCCGGGCCGCCCAGTGCGGGGCCGCACCATCGACGGCGAGGACCTCGAGCGCGAGATGCACCAGTCCGGCATCGTCCGGTCGGTGGTGTTCCCCGGCCCGCAGAAGGGCGAACAGGGCTACCTGCGCGCGAACAACGCGGTCGCGCGGCAGGCCGTCCAGCGGCCGTTCATCGCGTTCGCGCGCATCGACGGCCCGCGGGACGCCGGCGACGGCGCGGCCTCGCGGCTGAAGAACCTGCGGTCGTCGCGGACGGACTGGCAGACCTCCCCGGAGGACGTCGAACAGTACGCGTACGACGACCGCTTCCACGGGTTCAAGCTCGACCCGACGCGGGACGGCCTCCCGGAGGCGGACGTACTCGACGTGCTCGACGACGTCGGGCTGCCGGTGCTCGTTCACGGCGGCCGGGAATTCCCGCCGGGCGCGCTGGAGGACACGCTGCTCGCTCGCGAGTTCCCGGTGGTGCTCGCGCACTTCGGCGGCCACCCGCTAGACCGCGGACTGATGCGCGAGGCGGTCACGCTACTGGACTCCTACGACGACCTCTACCTCGACACGGCGGCCGTCCGGTACCGCGAACTGCTCGAACACGCCATCGTCGAGCACCCCGACCGCGTCGTCTTCGGGAGCGGCGCGCCCGCCACCCACCCGAACGTCGCGGTGATGGAGATTCTCACGCTGGACGTCACGGAGGACGCGATGCGGAAGGTGTTCGGCAAGAACGCGGTGCGAATCGTCCCCGGCCTCGACCGGGAGTAG
- a CDS encoding APC family permease: MGDQLGLTECVSIALGGMIGGGIYAVLGVVAQITRAATWAAFVLAGVVALCAGYSYNHLNALGDGYGGSVSFVQQFVGNTTLAGMVGWTLLFGYVGSMAMYAYAFAAFALGFSAVPDGVAGVPLRPVVSVAAVALFVALNLLGARTTGTAETVLVGAKVAVLLAFGAFGLVYATSLSETRMAYGFGQLTTVGPVVAAAISFVAFQGWQLLFYDQDAIADNVQTIRKAVYVAIPAAVTVYVLVAVVTVNLAPEALRTRPHVALADAASAMLSVVGLSGLGLAVVSASALFSTGSAINATLFSAAHFSKRLVQGDLLPDRFGDADADGVPERAVLVLGAVTAAFAVYGSLGAITSFASLSFIVVFGAMSYLAFRERGDDVHPVPPAVGAAGALGFAPLMLYNLYGREPETFWMVLALAAFVVAVELLYFEREYVQQELSDFEDGLEPGG, encoded by the coding sequence ATGGGTGACCAGCTCGGGCTCACCGAGTGCGTCTCCATCGCCCTCGGTGGCATGATCGGCGGCGGTATCTACGCCGTGCTCGGTGTCGTCGCACAGATCACGCGCGCCGCGACGTGGGCCGCGTTCGTACTCGCGGGCGTCGTCGCGCTCTGCGCGGGCTACTCGTACAACCACCTCAACGCGCTCGGCGACGGCTACGGCGGGTCGGTGTCGTTCGTCCAGCAGTTCGTCGGCAACACGACGCTCGCCGGGATGGTCGGCTGGACGCTGCTGTTCGGGTACGTCGGGTCGATGGCGATGTACGCGTACGCGTTCGCGGCGTTCGCGCTCGGGTTCTCCGCGGTCCCCGACGGCGTCGCGGGCGTGCCGCTGCGCCCGGTCGTCTCCGTGGCCGCCGTCGCGCTGTTCGTCGCGCTGAACCTGCTCGGCGCGCGCACCACGGGCACCGCGGAGACCGTCCTTGTCGGCGCGAAGGTCGCCGTCCTCCTGGCGTTCGGCGCGTTCGGGCTCGTCTACGCGACGTCGCTGTCGGAGACGCGGATGGCGTACGGGTTCGGGCAGCTCACCACCGTCGGCCCGGTCGTCGCGGCGGCCATCTCGTTCGTCGCGTTCCAGGGCTGGCAGCTACTGTTCTACGACCAGGACGCCATCGCGGACAACGTCCAGACGATTCGGAAGGCAGTGTACGTCGCCATCCCGGCGGCCGTCACCGTGTACGTCCTCGTCGCCGTCGTGACGGTGAATCTCGCGCCGGAGGCGCTCCGCACCCGCCCGCACGTCGCGCTCGCGGACGCCGCGTCCGCGATGCTGTCCGTGGTCGGGCTGTCGGGGCTCGGCCTCGCCGTGGTTTCGGCGTCCGCGCTGTTCTCCACGGGTAGCGCCATCAACGCCACGCTGTTCTCCGCGGCGCACTTCTCGAAGCGTCTCGTACAGGGGGATCTCCTGCCGGACCGCTTCGGCGACGCGGACGCCGACGGCGTCCCCGAGCGGGCGGTACTCGTGCTCGGCGCGGTCACCGCCGCGTTCGCGGTCTACGGCAGCCTCGGCGCGATTACGTCGTTCGCGTCGCTGTCGTTCATCGTCGTGTTCGGCGCGATGAGCTACCTGGCGTTCCGCGAGCGCGGCGACGACGTCCACCCCGTGCCGCCCGCCGTGGGCGCCGCGGGCGCGCTCGGGTTCGCGCCGCTGATGCTGTACAACCTCTACGGGCGGGAGCCGGAGACGTTCTGGATGGTGCTCGCGCTGGCCGCGTTCGTCGTCGCCGTCGAACTGCTGTACTTCGAGCGCGAGTACGTCCAGCAGGAGCTCAGCGACTTCGAGGACGGCCTCGAACCGGGCGGGTGA
- a CDS encoding SAM-dependent chlorinase/fluorinase, whose protein sequence is MITLSSDFGSPYPAAMKGVVLQSTDAQLVDVAHDFPRQDVRASAFWLREVLPYFPPAVHLAVVDPGVGTDRKAVVVRAGQHALVAPDNGVAIPAARRLAEDVEVFEILVEDPESSTFHGRDVFAPAAADVHERGVEAFADYPDYERVDDYETVEFPEPDLAGDVLHGEVLVVDGFGNAITNLPGRLAADRAGESVEVNGDRVPVERTYAAAEAGERVVTVGSHGNVELAVNRGRGDDAFGVDPGSPVELSR, encoded by the coding sequence ATGATAACGCTGAGCTCCGACTTCGGGTCGCCGTACCCGGCGGCGATGAAGGGGGTCGTCCTGCAGTCGACGGACGCGCAGCTCGTGGACGTCGCCCACGACTTCCCGCGACAGGACGTGCGCGCGTCGGCGTTCTGGCTGCGGGAGGTGCTGCCGTACTTCCCGCCGGCGGTCCACCTCGCCGTGGTCGACCCGGGCGTCGGCACCGACCGGAAGGCCGTGGTCGTGCGCGCCGGCCAGCACGCGCTCGTCGCGCCGGACAACGGGGTCGCGATTCCGGCGGCCCGGCGGCTCGCCGAGGACGTCGAGGTGTTCGAGATTCTGGTCGAGGACCCCGAGAGCTCGACGTTCCACGGCCGGGACGTGTTCGCGCCGGCGGCCGCGGACGTCCACGAGCGCGGCGTCGAGGCGTTCGCGGACTACCCCGACTACGAGCGCGTCGACGACTACGAGACCGTCGAGTTCCCCGAGCCCGACCTCGCGGGCGACGTGCTGCACGGCGAGGTGCTCGTCGTCGACGGGTTCGGGAACGCCATCACGAACCTCCCGGGGCGCCTCGCCGCCGACCGGGCGGGCGAGTCCGTGGAAGTGAACGGCGACCGCGTGCCAGTCGAGCGGACGTACGCGGCCGCCGAGGCGGGCGAGCGCGTCGTCACCGTCGGCAGCCACGGGAACGTCGAACTCGCGGTCAACCGCGGCCGCGGCGACGACGCGTTCGGCGTCGACCCCGGGAGTCCGGTGGAGCTGTCGCGGTGA
- a CDS encoding nicotinamide-nucleotide adenylyltransferase yields MTRGFYIGRFQPYHNGHHRVVEQIATEVDELVVGIGSAGDSHSTRNPFTAGERIMMITKALVDFDLVTYAVPIEDLDRNAVWVSHVQSMSPNFDVAYSNNPLVIRLFNEADIEVRQSPMFERDVLEGTEIRRRMAEDGDWRELVPKPVADVVDEIDGIERIQRVGDTDTNGES; encoded by the coding sequence ATGACCCGGGGGTTCTACATCGGTCGCTTCCAGCCGTACCACAACGGCCACCACCGCGTCGTCGAGCAGATCGCCACCGAGGTCGACGAGCTCGTCGTCGGAATCGGGAGCGCGGGCGACTCCCACAGCACGCGGAACCCGTTCACGGCGGGCGAGCGCATCATGATGATCACGAAGGCGCTCGTGGACTTCGACCTGGTGACGTACGCGGTCCCCATCGAGGACCTCGACCGGAACGCGGTCTGGGTGAGCCACGTCCAGTCGATGAGCCCGAACTTCGACGTGGCGTACTCGAACAACCCGCTGGTCATCCGGCTGTTCAACGAGGCCGACATCGAGGTCCGGCAGTCGCCGATGTTCGAACGGGACGTCCTCGAAGGCACGGAGATTCGCCGCCGGATGGCGGAGGACGGCGACTGGCGCGAACTCGTCCCGAAGCCCGTGGCGGACGTCGTCGACGAGATCGACGGCATCGAGCGCATCCAGCGGGTCGGCGACACGGACACGAACGGCGAGTCGTAG
- the lonB gene encoding ATP-dependent protease LonB, with amino-acid sequence MSNESTNDDPRHEDPAVDAPEEGDESTEEPVETVDDLDDLGSEVGVEGDVTINEDIAEDDLLGGLEIDDTSSIEVPDRLVDQVIGQSEARDIILRAAKQHRHVMMIGSPGTGKSMLAKAMSHLLPKESLQDVLVYNNPDDSNEPKVRTVPAGKGEQIVEAHQEEARKRNQMRSFLMWIIILLVVGYALLIAHQPLLGVLAAGVIYLAFRYTDRGGDAMVPKLLINNADSQTAPFEDATGAHAGALLGDVRHDPFQSGGMGTPSHERVEAGAIQKAHKGVLFIDEINTLDVRSQQKLMTAIQEGEFSITGQSERSSGAMVQTEPVPCDFIMVASGNMDAMENMHPALRSRVRGYGYEVYMDDTIEDTPEMRRKFARFVAQEVERDGQLPHFDDDAIREVILEAKRRAGRKEHLTLELRDLGGLVRVAGDIARSKGNDLTTREDVLQAKKRSRSIEQQFVDNYIERRKDYELGTDDEEAVGRVNGLAVMGGDSGIMLPVMAEITPAQSQEEGRIYATGQLKEMAEEAVENVSAIIKKFSDENMSEKDVHIQFVQAGEGGVDGDSASITVATAVISALEDIPIAQDLAMTGSLSVRGDVLPVGGVTHKIEAAAKAGCNRVIIPKANEQDVMIEDEYEEQIEIIPVSHISEVLDVALVGEPEKDSLVDRLKSITGKALEGQTESGATGGSPSPQ; translated from the coding sequence ATGAGCAACGAATCGACCAACGACGACCCCCGCCACGAGGACCCCGCCGTCGACGCGCCCGAGGAGGGCGACGAGTCGACGGAGGAGCCTGTCGAGACCGTCGACGACCTCGACGACCTCGGCAGCGAGGTCGGCGTGGAGGGCGACGTCACAATCAACGAGGACATCGCCGAGGACGACCTGCTTGGCGGCCTCGAAATCGACGACACCTCCAGCATCGAGGTGCCGGACCGGCTGGTCGACCAGGTCATCGGCCAGTCGGAAGCCCGCGACATCATCCTGCGGGCCGCCAAACAGCACCGCCACGTCATGATGATTGGCTCCCCGGGGACGGGGAAGTCGATGCTCGCGAAGGCGATGAGTCACCTCCTGCCGAAGGAGAGCCTGCAGGACGTTCTCGTCTACAACAACCCCGACGACTCCAACGAGCCGAAAGTCCGGACCGTTCCCGCCGGGAAGGGCGAGCAGATCGTCGAAGCCCACCAGGAGGAAGCCCGCAAGCGCAACCAGATGCGGTCGTTCCTGATGTGGATCATCATCCTGCTCGTCGTCGGCTACGCGCTCCTCATCGCCCACCAGCCGCTGCTGGGCGTGCTCGCGGCCGGCGTCATCTACCTCGCGTTCCGCTACACCGACCGCGGCGGCGACGCGATGGTGCCGAAGCTCCTCATCAACAACGCCGACAGCCAGACCGCGCCGTTCGAGGACGCCACGGGCGCCCACGCCGGCGCGCTGCTCGGCGACGTCCGCCACGACCCGTTCCAGTCCGGCGGCATGGGGACGCCGAGCCACGAGCGCGTCGAGGCGGGCGCCATCCAGAAGGCGCACAAGGGCGTGCTGTTCATCGACGAGATCAACACGCTCGACGTCCGCAGCCAGCAGAAGCTCATGACGGCGATCCAGGAGGGCGAGTTCTCCATCACCGGCCAGTCCGAGCGCTCCTCGGGCGCGATGGTGCAGACCGAGCCCGTGCCGTGTGACTTCATCATGGTCGCGTCCGGGAACATGGACGCGATGGAGAACATGCACCCCGCGCTCCGCTCCCGCGTCCGCGGGTACGGGTACGAGGTGTACATGGACGACACCATCGAGGACACCCCGGAAATGCGCCGGAAGTTCGCGCGCTTCGTCGCCCAGGAGGTCGAACGCGACGGCCAGCTCCCGCACTTCGACGACGACGCCATCCGGGAGGTCATCCTCGAGGCCAAGCGCCGCGCCGGCCGCAAGGAACACCTCACGCTCGAACTGCGCGACCTCGGCGGTCTCGTGCGGGTCGCCGGCGACATCGCGCGCTCGAAGGGCAACGATCTCACCACCCGCGAGGACGTCCTGCAGGCGAAGAAGCGCTCGCGGTCCATCGAACAGCAGTTCGTGGACAACTACATCGAGCGCCGCAAGGACTACGAGCTCGGCACCGACGACGAGGAGGCCGTCGGCCGCGTCAACGGCCTCGCCGTCATGGGCGGCGACTCCGGCATCATGCTCCCCGTGATGGCCGAGATCACGCCCGCGCAGAGCCAGGAGGAGGGTCGCATCTACGCGACCGGCCAGCTCAAGGAGATGGCCGAGGAGGCCGTCGAGAACGTCTCCGCCATCATCAAGAAGTTCAGCGACGAGAACATGTCCGAGAAGGACGTCCACATCCAGTTCGTGCAGGCTGGCGAGGGTGGCGTCGACGGCGACTCCGCGTCCATCACGGTCGCGACCGCCGTCATCAGCGCTCTCGAGGACATCCCCATCGCGCAGGACCTCGCGATGACCGGCAGCCTCTCCGTCCGCGGCGACGTGCTCCCGGTCGGCGGCGTCACCCACAAGATCGAGGCCGCCGCGAAGGCCGGCTGCAACCGCGTCATCATCCCGAAGGCCAACGAGCAGGACGTCATGATCGAGGACGAGTACGAGGAGCAGATCGAGATCATCCCCGTCTCGCACATCAGCGAAGTCCTCGACGTCGCGCTCGTCGGCGAACCCGAGAAGGACTCCCTCGTCGACCGCCTGAAGTCCATCACCGGCAAGGCCCTCGAAGGCCAGACGGAGTCCGGTGCGACCGGCGGCTCGCCGAGTCCGCAGTAG